From a region of the Panicum virgatum strain AP13 chromosome 2K, P.virgatum_v5, whole genome shotgun sequence genome:
- the LOC120696157 gene encoding uncharacterized protein LOC120696157, which yields MSNVGNCTMKWRKNLKEMTPLRTAGRFFQHHPWVLCLLVLLLILYKYFFGWFTLLVTTSPIFLIAGVFLGIILAYGEPNNPEKDHIYKKIDKARCPNIPLPKIQSEDKVAKHKNGEKKIRKRCHVAASSSEPRSSESGGSDTDNIPMLHAFHHLRSGSNSSQSCQDGDSNDSSIEDEMENHQGNGGKLREGKGHVKVVAWTADDQKNILKIGCLEIERNQRLETLIARRRARKYSDKNLIDFGSSDSLPTVEELSKFNVQIPTVFAPRRNPFDVPYNEDNFPDSAPSALVEIGNPFNLPSKQENESSSSGGEKSSYVEPIPVASHVQRRALLRRHESFTEVAPFLNDFWQDVRPSRFKPYFVTEKMANEEIVDPILEGETSEKSNSKASSVQDSDSTSSVPDQESQKDVLEDLSNQRQQSSFSQTEEHAHIVRHAREVSLALDMDPPVLISDSSDDDISLSGEHTNDWVEAPQSDFSFSLNTLLDDPRMMQHHQEIDIASNGMHQMSPHSNDLELTSSSSETTNDPFEVDDIELSAKEPVIVDDTHILDPVYDSSPSGSEKPAPIGLGLDEVVMQDGRARTLDAEASIEEEGSPTRMEASSSEVATPSLSSLERSELREKEYYEMKKSMVGHNKAHESFVSRDDPPMSDINSRPTIGGSTNG from the exons ATGTCG AACGTGGGAAACTGTACAATGAAATGGAGAAAGAATTTGAAGGAAATGACCCCACTAAGGACTGCAGGCagattctttcagcaccatCCTTGGGTTCTTTGCTTGCTGGTGCTTCTACTTATATTGTACAAGTACTTCTTTGGCTGGTTCACTCTCCTTGTGACCACATCACCAATCTTCCTAATTGCCGGCGTCTTTCTTGGAATCATCCTTGCTTATGGTGAACCAAACAATCCTGAAAAGGATCACATCTACAAAAAAATTGACAAAGCTCGGTGTCCGAATATACCTCTTCCAAAAATTCAATCAGAAGATAAAGTGGCCAAGCacaaaaatggagaaaagaaaattaGGAAGAGATGTCATGTTGCAGCTTCTTCTTCTGAACCAAGATCTAGTGAATCAGGTGGCTCAGATACTGACAACATCCCAATGCTACATGCATTTCATCATCTTAGGTCAGGTAGCAATTCATCACAGTCCTGTCAAGATGGCGACTCCAATGACAGCAGCATTGAAGATGAAATGGAGAATCATCAAGGAAATGGTGGGAAGTTACGCGAGGGAAAAGGACATGTTAAAGTTGTGGCATGGACCGCTGATGACCAGAAGAACATATTGAAAATTGGATGCTTGGAGATTGAGCGTAACCAAAGGTTGGAGACCTTAATTGCTAGGCGCCGAGCGAGAAAATACTCAGACAAAAACTTGATAGACTTTGGTAGCAGTGATTCCTTACCTACTGTTGAAGAGCTATCAAAGTTCAATGTTCAAATTCCTACTGTATTTGCTCCTAGGAGAAATCCATTTGATGTTCCTTACAATGAAGATAACTTCCCAGATTCTGCTCCATCTGCGCTGGTGGAAATAGGAAACCCATTCAATTTACCAAGCAAGCAAGAAAATGAGAGTAGTTCCTCTGGAGGAGAAAAATCAAGCTATGTGGAACCTATTCCTGTAGCATCGCATGTACAAAGGAGAGCACTGCTAAGGAGGCATGAGAGCTTCACCGAAGTTGCACCATTCCTCAATGACTTTTGGCAAGATGTACGGCCTTCCCGGTTCAAACCGTACTTCGTTACTGAAAAAATGGCTAATGAAGAAATTGTGGATCCAATTCTTGAAGGAGAAACTAGTGAAAAGAGCAACTCAAAGGCCAGTTCTGTTCAAGACTCGGATAGTACTTCTTCAGTTCCCGATCAAGAAAGCCAAAAGGATGTTTTGGAGGATTTATCAAACCAAAGGCAACAATCTTCATTTAGTCAAACAGAGGAACATGCACATATAGTTCGGCATGCGAGGGAGGTTTCTCTTGCTCTTGACATGGATCCGCCTGTACTAATTAGCGACTCCTCTGATGATGACATATCACTGTCTGGTGAACATACAAATGATTGGGTAGAAGCACCACAGAGTGATTTCAGTTTTTCATTGAATACATTATTAGATGATCCTCGTATGATGCAACACCATCAAGAAATAGATATAGCGAGCAATGGAATGCATCAGATGTCCCCACACTCAAACGATCTTGAGTTGACGTCGTCATCATCTGAAACCACTAATGATCCTTTTGAAGTGGATGACATTGAATTATCAG CCAAGGAACCAGTGATAGTTGATGATACCCACATTCTTGATCCTGTTTATGATTCAAGTCCTTCAGGAAGCGAGAAGCCTGCACCTATTGGTTTAGGACTCGATGAAGTTGTTATGCAAGATG GTCGTGCTCGTACTCTTGATGCTGAAGCAAGCATCGAAGAAGAGGGTTCACCAACAAGAATGGAGGCTTCTTCTAGTGAGGTAGCTACACCTAGTTTGAGTTCTTTGGAGCGAAGCGAACTCAGGGAGAAAGAATACTATGAGATGAAGAAGTCTATGGTTGGCCATAACAAAGCCCATGAAAGTTTTGTCAGCCGCGATGATCCTCCAATGTCTGATATAAATTCTCGGCCAACTATTGGAGGTTCAACTAATG GTTAA
- the LOC120687670 gene encoding serine/threonine-protein kinase SRPK-like, giving the protein MSLSPSLSGDDVEVEEEEEDEGVDGYRKGGYHAVRPGDQFAAGRYVAQRKLGWGNFSTVWLAFDVQSQKYVALKIQKSAPEFAQAALHEIEFLSEITKRDPSNCKCIIQLIDHFKHTGPNGQHICLIFEFLGDSLLKLVQYNRYKGIGFDRVKRICKSILVGLDYLHSELGIIHSDLKLENVLLVSTIDPSKDPIRSGLKPNLERPEGNPNNGEVGLNPIEKKLKMRARRVLAKLAEKRKSVAESSRSERTLDGIDLTCKIVDFGNACWADKQFTDFIQTRQYRAPEIILGAGYSFSVDMWSFACIAFELATGEMLFTPKEGHGYSEDEDHLALMMELLGKMPKKIATMGTRSKEYFDRHGDLKRIRRLKMSSIERILVDKYKTSESDAREFAKFLCPLLDFAPEKRPTAAECLKHPWLQYNEDKNFGSVNNNDAKNIDLAQSTGTSRNCTNIDATCKKGSISGSCDKTADAKYNTSSSTNNSSINTDVQPNIGSIANRLAKNVDVNLNIGSIGNRDAKNSDTKPNVGNIANSDAKSSSVNLDTGTITNRNSKTIDMKTNTGSISSSDDKSSNVDSTTSSVVNRDVKRSIRSVVNSYIKNFDAKCNTGSTARSDARNSDTKPNTRSVATADDAKCVDVKPISGSVKSNDVINANVKSNTGIVANSDAQNTDVQTNTGSVVSSEDNSVDTKPNIGRVAASIQRLESSMSKVQIGRYR; this is encoded by the exons atgtcgctgtcgccgtcgctgtcgGGCGACGatgtggaggtggaggaggaagaggaggacgagggcGTCGACGGCTACCGCAAGGGCGGCTACCACGCCGTCCGCCCCGGGGACcagttcgccgccggccgctacGTCGCCCAGCGGAAGCTCGGGTGGGGCAACTTCTCCACCGTCTGGCTCGCCTTCGACGTCCAATCACAG AAATACGTGGCCCTCAAGATCCAAAAGAGTGCGCCTGAGTTTGCACAGGCTGCTCTTCATGAAATCGAGTTCCTGtcagaaatcacaaagaggGATCCATCGAATTGCAAATGTATCATCCAGCTGATAGATCACTTCAAGCACACGGGACCCAACGGGCAACACATCTGTCTCATCTTTGAGTTCCTTGGAGATAGCTTGCTCAAGCTGGTACAGTACAACCGGTACAAAGGCATTGGATTTGATAGGGTGAAGCGAATATGCAAATCGATTTTGGTAGGTCTTGATTACTTGCACAGTGAGCTTGGCATCATCCATTCGGATTTGAAGCTTGAGAATGTTCTCCTCGTCTCAACGATTGATCCCTCGAAGGACCCCATTCGCTCTGGGCTTAAACCTAACCTTGAGAGACCTGAGGGGAATCCTAATAACGGAGAAGTTGGTCTGAACCCGATCGAGAAGAAATTAAAGATGAGAGCAAGGAGGGTACTTGCAAAGCTTGCCGAGAAAAGAAAATCAGTTGCGGAATCTTCGCGTTCAGAAAGGACCTTGGATGGGATTGATCTAACATGCAAAATTGTGGACTTTGGGAATGCTTGTTGGGCTGACAAGCAATTTACAGATTTTATTCAGACAAGGCAGTATCGGGCGCCAGAGATCATCCTAGGTGCGGGATACTCGTTTTCTGTTGACATGTGGTCATTTGCTTGTATTGCTTTCGAGCTCGCAACTGGAGAAATGCTATTTACACCCAAGGAAGGCCATGGATACAGTGAAGATGAG GATCACTTGGCTTTAATGATGGAGCTACTTGGCAAAATGCCAAAAAAG ATTGCCACCATGGGAACACGATCAAAGGAGTATTTTGACCGCCATGGAGATCTAAAGCGGATAAGAAGGCTGAAAATGTCATCTATTGAACGCATCCTTGTCGACAAATACAAAACTTCTGAATCTGATGCCCGGGAATTTGCCAAATTTCTTTGCCCGTTACTTGACTTTGCACCAGAGAAGAGACCGACAGCTGCAGAGTGCCTAAAGCATCCATGGCTTCAATATAATGAGGATAAAAATTTTGGATCTGTTAACAATAATGATGCCAAGAACATTGATCTGGCCCAAAGTACAGGGACCAGCCGCAACTGTACAAATATTGATGCGACTTGCAAAAAAGGGAGCATATCTGGAAGTTGTGACAAGACTGCTGATGCGAAATACAACACCAGTAGCAGTACCAACAATTCTTCCATTAATACTGATGTGCAGCCCAATATCGGAAGCATTGCCAATAGACTTGCCAAAAATGTTGATGTAAATCTGAACATTGGATCCATCGGTAACAGAGATGCCAAGAATTCTGATACAAAGCCCAACGTTGGAAACATAGCCAACAGCGATGCCAAAAGCTCTAGTGTAAATCTGGACACAGGTACCATCACCAAcagaaattccaaaactattgaTATGAAGACCAACACTggcagcatctccagcagtGATGACAAGAGCAGTAATGTGGACAGTACCACTTCCAGTGTTGTCAACAGAGATGTGAAGCGCAGCATCAGAAGTGTTGTCAATTCTTATATCAAGAATTTTGATGCGAAGTGCAACACTGGAAGCACTGCTAGAAGTGATGCCAGAAACTCGGATACGAAACCCAACACTAGAAGTGTTGCCACTGCTGATGATGCCAAGTGTGTGGACGTAAAACCAATCAGCGGGAGTGTTAAGAGCAATGATGTCATCAATGCTAATGTAAAATCCAACACTGGAATTGTTGCAAACAGTGATGCCCAGAACACCGATGTACAGACTAACACTGGAAGTGTTGTTAGCAGCGAAGATAACAGTGTTGACACAAAACCAAATATTGGTAGGGTTGCTGCAAGTATACAGAGGTTAGAGAGCAGCATGAGTAAAGTGCAAATTGGGAGATACCGGTGA
- the LOC120695487 gene encoding uncharacterized protein At4g14100-like, protein MTKSICNPDPLYDVEWNNGTSFYFDSSTCRVERFPVGVLPPWWLSGGGAEYMGRGVTGGIECHVWGKAGFIVYYEEATTGRPVRWNFIDVTGIEQFVMRFEPGVALEDDAQWQAPAHCFPDDDDEEEEQGERNDHVASSSEEAVWDGLEAASRILRKLAGAAATS, encoded by the exons ATGACGAAATCTATATGCAACCCCGACCCGCTCTACGACGTGGAGTGGAACAACGGCACCAGCTTCTACTTCGACTCCTCCACCTGCCGCGTCGAGCGGTTCCCCGTCGGCGTGCTGCCGCCCTGGTGGCTCTCCGGGGGCGGCGCCGAGTACATGGGCCGCGGCGTCACCGGCGGGATCGAGTGTCACGTCTGGGGCAAGGCCGGGTTCATCGTCTACTACGAGGAGGCCACCACGGGCCGGCCCGTGCGGTGGAACTTCATCGACG TGACGGGGATCGAGCAGTTCGTGATGAGATTCGAGCCCGGCGTGGCGCTGGAGGACGACGCACAGTGGCAGGCGCCCGCGCACTGCTtcccggacgacgacgacgaagaagaagaacaaggggAGCGCAACGATCATGTCGCAAGCAGCAGCGAGGAGGCGGTCTGGGATGGGCTTGAGGCGGCCAGCAGGATACTCAGGAAGCTTGCAGGCGCTGCAGCAACGTCTTGA
- the LOC120687682 gene encoding atherin-like — translation MDRRPPLTVSPRRLRPRPHRVPRPPLVPASSVKTPPGSMKKAAAPMRASICAIPSPVRLEPSPMRASISALPSPARFEPGPARAPTAAAAALTPPTRAKLDFPAAEASPPPRAPAAAGKENLLPAAARSTPPAAAGSAEKGDLLSAGADAHDELVALNLAAVASAAGTPAAGPLFVRGRLYDLYSARRDERLKRKHGFPYYEEPASAALDPEAMAEDPCVAVELSKRRVAKKAYATTGAESVRRSMPAADFATGRAGGLGPRSSLRSSKEMKKASTASGTVSLAVKERRINPRSSTRRI, via the exons ATGGACCGTCGCCCGCCGCTCACCGTCTcccctcgccgcctccgcccgcgcccgcaccgcGTGCCGCGCCCGCCGCTGGTTCCGGCCTCCTCCGTGAAGACGCCGCCAG GGTCGATGAAGAAGGCGGCGGCCCCGATGCGCGCGTCCATCTGCGCGATCCCGTCCCCGGTCCGCCTCGAGCCGAGCCCCATGCGCGCCTCCATCTCCGCGCTCCCGTCGCCGGCCCGCTTCGAGCCCGGCCCGGCGCGCgcgcccacggccgccgcggcggcgctcacgCCCCCGACGCGCGCTAAGCTCGACTTCCCCGCCGCCGAGGCGTCGCCCCCGCCGagagcgccggccgcggccgggaaggagaacctcctccccgccgcggcgcggtcgacgcccccggcggcggcggggtccgcCGAGAAGGGGGATCTCCtctccgccggcgccgacgcccaCGACGAGCTGGTGGCGCTCAACCTCGCCGCGGTGGCCAGTGCCGCGGGCACGCCGGCCGCGGGCCCGCTCTTCGTGCGCGGCAGGCTCTACGACCTCTACTCGGCGCGCCGCGACGAGCGCCTCAAGCGCAAGCACGGCTTCCCCTACTACGAGGAGCCCGCGTCCGCGGCGCTGGACCCGGAGGCGATGGCCGAGGACCCCTGCGTCGCCGTCGAGCTGTCCAAGCGCCGCGTCGCCAAGAAGGCCTACGCCACCACCGGCGCCGAGTCCGTCAGGAGGTCCATGCCGGCCGCGGACTTCGCCACGGGCCGCGCCGGAGGCTTGGGGCCCAGGTCCTCCCTCAGGAGCAGCAAGGAGATGAAGAAGGCCTCTACCGCGTCCGGCACCGTGTCGCTGGCCGTCAAGGAGAGGAGGATCAACCCCAGATCGTCCACTCGTAGGATCTGA
- the LOC120687657 gene encoding protein GRIP-like isoform X1 — translation MDPEESAAPMRNQGEEAAEAAESAPAEEERAPPVQEVPVGEGSPASGGGEATARAHPEEEEELARQVMEVDLQNEYLRSQIAGAQPAGGADEGSELVRGLKEQVEKLTREVQEQRLTREATEKALEHVNVAYAEADGKVQELTAKLSQAEQKMGKELKERDDKYVELDTKFQRLHKRAKQRIQDIQKEKDDLEARFNEVNQKVEQAASLQLVAQQELERARQQASEALRSMDVERQQLRTVNSKLRANLDETRLALEARNNSLEKLQQSVLEKEQLLEKVQGSLQSAEDKRMATISELTAKHQKQLESLQVQLAEVSAERMKASETIQSLQAVLTEKDSEIAEIEAASTGEAARLRASLEEVKGELALLKDKHERERQSWEATCESLRSKLEASENACLKSEIESAKVKSQLELELSTQNQLLQTKDSDLMAAKQEISRLESEFSAYKVRAHALLQKKDAELNAAKSSDLVKEHEEAIREAEKEVAAALAERDKAIHDLQEAQSRHCDEIEARDMALADAEKKLKNIMKKLDSVSSNFITEKESWEKNMASVEENWRLKCESLKAQSNGHVDDELQKNLGEMTLKYEKLKEEHQSFRDIADRMIEDKEREIAKLLKENRDLHRSLEAKPPVSNNDCQSQGPAKDTMSVELAEQQILLLARQQAQREEELAQSQRHILALQQEIEELERENRLHDQQEAMLKTELRNMERSQKREGIDMTYLKNVILKLLETGEVGALLPVVATLLQFSPDELKKCQQGVLSSVASSQTAALSDGTTTPNSFFSRFSF, via the exons ATGGATCCCGAGGAGAGCGCCGCGCCGATGCGGAACCAAGGTGaagaggcggcggaggcagcggaGTCTGCGCCGGCTGAAGAAGAGAGGGCGCCGCCGGTGCAGGAAGTGCCGGTGGGGGAGGGCAGCccggctagcggcggcggcgaggcgacggcgcgggcccaccccgaggaggaggaggagctcgcgCGGCAGGTCATGGAGGTCGACCTCCAGAACGAGTACCTTAGGTCCCAAATTGCCGGCGCCCAGCCGGCGGGCGGTGCGGACGAGGGCTCGGAGCTCGTCAGAGGCTTGAAGGAGCAGGTGGAGAAGCTGACCAGGGAGGTGCAGGAGCAGCGGCTGACGCGAGAGGCCACGGAGAAGGCCCTGGAGCACGTCAACGTGGCCTACGCCGAGGCCGACGGCAAGGTCCAGGAGCTCACCGCCAAGCTCTCCCAAG CTGAACAGAAAATGGGAAAGGAACTTAAAGAACGTGACGACAAATATGTTGAGCTGGACACTAAGTTCCAGAGGCTTCACAAGCGTGCAAAACAACGTATACAAGATATACAAAAG GAAAAAGATGATCTGGAAGCTCGATTTAATGAAGTCAATCAGAAGGTTGAGCAGGCTGCTTCTCTGCAATTAGTGGCACAACAGGAACTGGAACGTGCTCGTCAACAGGCTAGCGAGGCCTTACGGTCAATGGATGTTGAAAGGCAGCAGTTGCGGACAGTGAACAGCAA GTTGAGAGCTAACCTCGACGAGACACGTCTTGCCTTGGAGGCCAGAAACAATTCCCTCGAGAAACTGCAACAATCAGTGCTTGAAAAAGAGCAG TTGCTAGAGAAAGTTCAAGGATCCCTTCAATCTGCTGAAGATAAGAGGATGGCAACAATTTCAGAGCTCACTGCTAAGCATCAGAAG CAATTAGAAAGCTTGCAGGTACAGCTAGCTGAAGTTTCTGCAGAAAGGATGAAGGCATCTGAAACCATACAGTCTCTACAG GCGGTGCTAACAGAGAAAGACTCAGAAATAGCTGAAATCGAAGCAGCGTCAACTGGTGAAGCTGCCCGGCTTAGAGCTTCTCTGGAGGAGGTTAAAGGAGAGCTTGCTCTTCTAAAGGATAAACAT GAAAGAGAAAGGCAAAGCTGGGAGGCTACTTGTGAATCTCTTAGGTCAAAGCTGGAAGCATCAGAGAATGCATGCCTTAAATCTGAAATAGAATCTGCCAAAGTTAAAA GTCAATTGGAGTTAGAGTTATCAACACAAAATCAGTTGTTACAAACCAAAGATTCTGATCTAATGGCAGCAAAACAAGAG ATTAGTCGACTGGAAAGTGAATTTTCTGCGTACAAGGTCCGGGCACATGCACTTCTACAAAAGAAGGATGCTGAGCTTAATGCAGCTAAAAGTTCAGATTTGGTTAAAGAACATGAAGAGGCAATAAGG GAAGCCGAAAAGGAGGTGGCAGCTGCTTTAGCAGAACGAGATAAAGCAATCCATGATCTTCAAGAAGCGCAATCCAGACATTGCGATGAGATAGAGGCAAG AGATATGGCTCTTGCTGATGCTGAGAAAAAGCTAAAGAATATAATGAAGAAGTTAGATTCTGTTTCTTCTAATTTCATCACAGAAAAAGAATCGTGGGAGAAAAACATGGCAAGTGTAGAGGAAAACTGGAGAT TGAAATGTGAGTCTTTAAAAGCTCAAAGCAATGGCCATGTTGATGATGAACTTCAAAAGAATTTAGGGGAGATGACACTAAAATACGAGAAATTGAAG GAAGAGCATCAATCATTCCGTGATATCGCTGATAGAATGATCGAAGACAAAGAACGAGAGATAGCTAAACTCCTCAAGGAAAACAGGGATCTTCACCGTTCTTTAGAGGCTAAACCACCA GTTAGCAACAATGATTGCCAGAGTCAAG GACCGGCCAAGGATACAATGAGTGTTGAATTGGCTGAGCAGCAAATTCTG CTTCTTGCTCGGCAACAAGCACAACGAGAAGAAGAATTGGCTCAGTCACAGAGGCATATCTTAGCGCTTCAA CAAGAAATTGAGGAGCTCGAGCGTGAAAACCGTCTTCATGATCAACAG GAAGCAATGTTGAAAACTGAGCTTCGCAATATGGAGAGATCACAAAAGCGAGAAGGAATAGATATGACATATCTCAAGAATGTGATTCTAAAGCTTCTTGAAACAG GGGAAGTGGGGGCTTTGCTGCCTGTGGTTGCGACATTACTACAATTCAGTCCTGACGAG CTCAAGAAGTGCCAGCAAGGTGTCTTGTCAAGTGTGGCTTCTTCACAAACTGCTGCGTTGTCAGATGGCACAACCACACCGAATTCATTCTTTTCTAGATTCTCGTTCTAG
- the LOC120687657 gene encoding protein GRIP-like isoform X2: MHVAEQKMGKELKERDDKYVELDTKFQRLHKRAKQRIQDIQKEKDDLEARFNEVNQKVEQAASLQLVAQQELERARQQASEALRSMDVERQQLRTVNSKLRANLDETRLALEARNNSLEKLQQSVLEKEQLLEKVQGSLQSAEDKRMATISELTAKHQKQLESLQVQLAEVSAERMKASETIQSLQAVLTEKDSEIAEIEAASTGEAARLRASLEEVKGELALLKDKHERERQSWEATCESLRSKLEASENACLKSEIESAKVKSQLELELSTQNQLLQTKDSDLMAAKQEISRLESEFSAYKVRAHALLQKKDAELNAAKSSDLVKEHEEAIREAEKEVAAALAERDKAIHDLQEAQSRHCDEIEARDMALADAEKKLKNIMKKLDSVSSNFITEKESWEKNMASVEENWRLKCESLKAQSNGHVDDELQKNLGEMTLKYEKLKEEHQSFRDIADRMIEDKEREIAKLLKENRDLHRSLEAKPPVSNNDCQSQGPAKDTMSVELAEQQILLLARQQAQREEELAQSQRHILALQQEIEELERENRLHDQQEAMLKTELRNMERSQKREGIDMTYLKNVILKLLETGEVGALLPVVATLLQFSPDELKKCQQGVLSSVASSQTAALSDGTTTPNSFFSRFSF, translated from the exons ATGCATGTAGCTGAACAGAAAATGGGAAAGGAACTTAAAGAACGTGACGACAAATATGTTGAGCTGGACACTAAGTTCCAGAGGCTTCACAAGCGTGCAAAACAACGTATACAAGATATACAAAAG GAAAAAGATGATCTGGAAGCTCGATTTAATGAAGTCAATCAGAAGGTTGAGCAGGCTGCTTCTCTGCAATTAGTGGCACAACAGGAACTGGAACGTGCTCGTCAACAGGCTAGCGAGGCCTTACGGTCAATGGATGTTGAAAGGCAGCAGTTGCGGACAGTGAACAGCAA GTTGAGAGCTAACCTCGACGAGACACGTCTTGCCTTGGAGGCCAGAAACAATTCCCTCGAGAAACTGCAACAATCAGTGCTTGAAAAAGAGCAG TTGCTAGAGAAAGTTCAAGGATCCCTTCAATCTGCTGAAGATAAGAGGATGGCAACAATTTCAGAGCTCACTGCTAAGCATCAGAAG CAATTAGAAAGCTTGCAGGTACAGCTAGCTGAAGTTTCTGCAGAAAGGATGAAGGCATCTGAAACCATACAGTCTCTACAG GCGGTGCTAACAGAGAAAGACTCAGAAATAGCTGAAATCGAAGCAGCGTCAACTGGTGAAGCTGCCCGGCTTAGAGCTTCTCTGGAGGAGGTTAAAGGAGAGCTTGCTCTTCTAAAGGATAAACAT GAAAGAGAAAGGCAAAGCTGGGAGGCTACTTGTGAATCTCTTAGGTCAAAGCTGGAAGCATCAGAGAATGCATGCCTTAAATCTGAAATAGAATCTGCCAAAGTTAAAA GTCAATTGGAGTTAGAGTTATCAACACAAAATCAGTTGTTACAAACCAAAGATTCTGATCTAATGGCAGCAAAACAAGAG ATTAGTCGACTGGAAAGTGAATTTTCTGCGTACAAGGTCCGGGCACATGCACTTCTACAAAAGAAGGATGCTGAGCTTAATGCAGCTAAAAGTTCAGATTTGGTTAAAGAACATGAAGAGGCAATAAGG GAAGCCGAAAAGGAGGTGGCAGCTGCTTTAGCAGAACGAGATAAAGCAATCCATGATCTTCAAGAAGCGCAATCCAGACATTGCGATGAGATAGAGGCAAG AGATATGGCTCTTGCTGATGCTGAGAAAAAGCTAAAGAATATAATGAAGAAGTTAGATTCTGTTTCTTCTAATTTCATCACAGAAAAAGAATCGTGGGAGAAAAACATGGCAAGTGTAGAGGAAAACTGGAGAT TGAAATGTGAGTCTTTAAAAGCTCAAAGCAATGGCCATGTTGATGATGAACTTCAAAAGAATTTAGGGGAGATGACACTAAAATACGAGAAATTGAAG GAAGAGCATCAATCATTCCGTGATATCGCTGATAGAATGATCGAAGACAAAGAACGAGAGATAGCTAAACTCCTCAAGGAAAACAGGGATCTTCACCGTTCTTTAGAGGCTAAACCACCA GTTAGCAACAATGATTGCCAGAGTCAAG GACCGGCCAAGGATACAATGAGTGTTGAATTGGCTGAGCAGCAAATTCTG CTTCTTGCTCGGCAACAAGCACAACGAGAAGAAGAATTGGCTCAGTCACAGAGGCATATCTTAGCGCTTCAA CAAGAAATTGAGGAGCTCGAGCGTGAAAACCGTCTTCATGATCAACAG GAAGCAATGTTGAAAACTGAGCTTCGCAATATGGAGAGATCACAAAAGCGAGAAGGAATAGATATGACATATCTCAAGAATGTGATTCTAAAGCTTCTTGAAACAG GGGAAGTGGGGGCTTTGCTGCCTGTGGTTGCGACATTACTACAATTCAGTCCTGACGAG CTCAAGAAGTGCCAGCAAGGTGTCTTGTCAAGTGTGGCTTCTTCACAAACTGCTGCGTTGTCAGATGGCACAACCACACCGAATTCATTCTTTTCTAGATTCTCGTTCTAG